The following proteins come from a genomic window of Cronobacter muytjensii ATCC 51329:
- the panB gene encoding 3-methyl-2-oxobutanoate hydroxymethyltransferase, whose product MKPTTISQLRRLKEAGKKFATITAYDFSFAKLFEEEGIGVMLVGDSLGMTVQGHDSTLPVTVDDIAYHTRAVRRGAPHCLLLADLPFMAYATPEQAFENSAAVMRAGANMVKIEGGRWLADTVRMLTERAVPVCGHLGLTPQSVNIFGGYKVQGRDEAAAQTLLDDALALEAAGAQLLVLECVPVALAQRITEALSIPVIGIGAGNVTDGQILVMHDAFGITGGHIPKFAKNFLTQAGDMRAAVRQYIAEVESGAYPGEEHSFH is encoded by the coding sequence ATGAAACCGACAACCATTTCTCAATTGCGACGCCTGAAGGAAGCGGGCAAGAAGTTCGCCACCATTACCGCCTACGATTTCAGTTTTGCGAAACTCTTTGAAGAAGAAGGGATTGGCGTCATGCTGGTCGGCGATTCTCTGGGAATGACGGTCCAGGGACACGACTCCACCCTGCCGGTGACGGTAGACGATATCGCCTATCATACCCGCGCGGTACGACGCGGCGCGCCGCACTGCCTGCTGCTCGCCGATCTGCCGTTTATGGCCTACGCCACCCCGGAACAGGCGTTTGAAAACAGTGCCGCTGTTATGCGCGCGGGCGCGAATATGGTCAAAATCGAAGGCGGTCGCTGGCTTGCCGACACCGTGCGGATGCTGACTGAACGCGCTGTGCCGGTGTGCGGGCATCTGGGCCTGACGCCGCAGTCAGTCAATATTTTCGGCGGCTATAAAGTGCAGGGTCGCGATGAAGCCGCGGCCCAGACGCTGCTTGACGACGCGCTGGCGTTAGAAGCTGCCGGCGCGCAGTTGCTGGTGCTGGAATGCGTGCCGGTGGCGCTTGCGCAGCGCATCACCGAAGCCCTCTCCATTCCGGTCATCGGCATCGGCGCTGGCAATGTCACTGACGGCCAGATCCTGGTGATGCATGACGCGTTCGGTATTACCGGCGGCCACATTCCTAAATTCGCCAAAAACTTCCTGACGCAGGCGGGCG